Proteins from a single region of Procambarus clarkii isolate CNS0578487 chromosome 62, FALCON_Pclarkii_2.0, whole genome shotgun sequence:
- the LOC138354322 gene encoding mucin-22-like has protein sequence MNTEVTQGNHMNTEVTQGNYTNTEVTQGNHTNTEVTQGNHTNTEVTQGNHTNTEVTLGNHMNTEVTQGNHTNTEVTQGNHMNTEVTQGNHMNTEVTQGNYTNTEVTQGNHTNTEVTLGNHTNTEVTQGNRTNTEVTQGNRTNTEVTQGNHTNTEVTQGNRTNTEVTQGNHTNTEVTQGNRTNTEVTQGNHTNTEVTQGNHTNTEVTQGNHTNTEVTLGNHTNTEVTQGNHTNTEVTLGNHTNTEVTQGNRTNTEVTQGNHTNTEVTQGNRTNTEVTQGNHTNTEVTQGNHTNTEVTLGNHTNTEVTQGNHTNTEVTLGNHTNTEVTQGNRTNTEVTQGNHTNTEVTQGNHTNTEVTQGNRTNTEVTLGNHTNTEVTQGNHTNTEVTKPIIILYVSNLPSLMTSTVVQRGHRSLYHMEAL, from the coding sequence ATGAACACTGAGGTAACACAAGGTAACCACATGAACACTGAGGTAACACAAGGTAACTACACGAACACTGAGGTAACACAAGGTAACCACACGAACACTGAGGTAACACAAGGTAACCACACGAACACTGAGGTAACACAAGGTAACCACACGAACACTGAGGTAACACTAGGTAACCACATGAACACTGAGGTAACACAAGGTAACCACACGAACACTGAGGTAACACAAGGTAACCACATGAACACTGAGGTAACACAAGGTAACCACATGAACACTGAGGTAACACAAGGTAACTACACGAACACTGAGGTAACACAAGGTAACCACACGAACACTGAGGTAACACTAGGTAACCACACGAACACTGAGGTAACACAAGGTAACCGCACGAACACTGAGGTAACACAAGGTAACCGCACGAACACTGAGGTAACACAAGGTAACCACACGAACACTGAGGTAACACAAGGTAACCGCACGAACACTGAGGTAACACAAGGTAACCACACGAACACTGAGGTAACACAAGGTAACCGCACGAACACTGAGGTAACACAAGGTAACCACACGAACACTGAGGTAACACAAGGTAACCACACGAACACTGAGGTAACACAAGGTAACCACACGAACACTGAGGTAACACTAGGTAACCACACGAACACTGAGGTAACACAAGGTAACCACACGAACACTGAGGTAACACTAGGTAACCACACGAACACTGAGGTAACACAAGGTAACCGCACGAACACTGAGGTAACACAAGGTAACCACACGAACACTGAGGTAACACAAGGTAACCGCACGAACACTGAGGTAACACAAGGTAACCACACGAACACTGAGGTAACACAAGGTAACCACACGAACACTGAGGTAACACTAGGTAACCACACGAACACTGAGGTAACACAAGGTAACCACACGAACACTGAGGTAACACTAGGTAACCACACGAACACTGAGGTAACACAAGGTAACCGCACGAACACTGAGGTAACACAAGGTAACCACACGAACACTGAGGTAACACAAGGTAACCACACGAACACTGAGGTAACACAAGGTAACCGCACGAACACTGAGGTAACACTAGGTAACCACACGAACACTGAGGTAACACAAGGTAACCACACGAACACTGAGGTAACCAAgccaattataatattatatgtctcAAACCTTCCATCCCTTATGACGAGCACTGTGGTCCAGCGCGGGCACAGAAGTCTCTACCATATGGAGGCACTGTAG
- the LOC138354323 gene encoding uncharacterized protein — protein MALRCSVKVCSQRVTNQEQADWDGCFTPPDTLPVRWFTPPDTLTERWFTPPDTLTERWFTPPDTLTERWFTPPDTLTERWFNPPDTLTERWFTPPDTLTERWFTPPDTLTERWFTPPDTLIERWFTPDTLPVRWFTPDTLPVRWFTPDTLPVRWFTPPDTLPVRWFTPDTLPVRWFTPSDTLPVRWFTPDTLPVRWFTPDTLPVRWFTPDTLPVRWFTPPDTLPVRWFTPDTLPVRWFTPDTLPVRWFTPDTLPVRWFTPDTLPVRWFTPDTLPVRWFTPDTLPVRWFTPDTLPVRWFTPDTLPVRWFTPDKLPVRWFTPPDTLPVRWFTPDTLPVRWFTPDILPVRWFTPDTLPVRWFTPNTLPVRWFTPDTLPVRWFTPDTLPVRWFTPDTLPVRWFTPDTLPVRWFTPDTLPVRWFTPDKLPVRWFTPPDTLPVRWFTPDTLPVRWFTPDTLPVRWFTPPDTLPGKWFTPPDTQPVRWFTPDTLPVGWFTPPDTLPVRWFTPDTLPVRWFTPDTLPVRWFTPDTLPVRWFTLPDTLPVRWFTPDTLPVRWFTPPDKLPVRWFTPSDTLPVRWFTPPDKLPVRWFTPPDTLPVRWFTPPDTLPARWFTPPDTLPVRWFTPPDTLPVWWFTPDTLPVWWFTPDTLPGRWFTPPDTQPVRWFTPDTLPVGWFTPPDTLPVRWFTPDTLPVRWFTPDTLPVRWFTPDTLPVRWFTLPDTLPVRWFTPDTLPVRWFTPPDKLPVRWFTPSDTLPVRWFTPPDTLPGRWFTPPDTQPVRWFTPDTLPVGWFTPPDTLPVRWFTPDTLPVRWFTPDTLPVRWFTPPDKLPVRWFTPPDTLPVRWFTPPDTLPGRWFTPPDTQPVRWFTPDTLPVGWFTPPDTLPVRWFTPDTLPVRWFTPDTLPVRWFTPDTLPVRWFTLPDTLPVRWFTPDTLPVRWFTPPDKLPVRWFTPSDTLPVRWFTPPDTLPVRWFTPPDSLPVRWFTPPDTLPVWWFTPDTLPVWWFTPDTLPVTLFTSPDTVPLRRLSPPDILPVRVFNLFDTLPLRRFTPPDVLSGKRFTLADILSGRRFILFLRLISGYSLFSSLFLSG, from the exons GTGCTTTACTCCTCCTGATACACTGCCTGTCAGGTGGTTTACTCCTCCTGATACACTTACTGAAAGGTGGTTTACTCCTCCTGATACACTTACTGAAAGGTGGTTTACTCCTCCTGATACACTTACTGAAAGGTGGTTTACTCCTCCTGATACACTTACTGAAAGGTGGTTTAATCCTCCTGATACACTTACTGAAAGGTGGTTTACTCCTCCTGATACACTTACTGAAAGGTGGTTTACTCCTCCTGATACACTTACTGAAAGGTGGTTTACTCCTCCTGATACACTTATTGAAAGGTGGTTTACTCCTGACACACTGCCTGTCAGGTGGTTTACTCCTGATACACTGCCTGTCAGGTGGTTTACTCCTGATACACTGCCTGTCAGATGGTTTACTCCTCCTGATACACTGCCTGTCAGGTGGTTTACTCCTGATACACTGCCTGTCAGGTGGTTTACTCCTTCTGACACACTGCCTGTCAGGTGGTTTACTCCTGACACATTGCCTGTCAGGTGGTTTACTCCTGATACACTGCCTGTCAGGTGGTTTACTCCTGATACTCTGCCTGTCAGGTGGTTTACTCCTCCTGATACACTGCCTGTCAGGTGGTTTACTCCTGACACACTGCCTGTCAGGTGGTTTACTCCTGATACACTGCCTGTCAGGTGGTTTACTCCTGATACACTGCCTGTCAGGTGGTTTACTCCTGATACACTGCCTGTCAGGTGGTTTACTCCTGATACACTGCCTGTCAGGTGGTTTACTCCTGATACACTGCCTGTCAGGTGGTTTACTCCTGACACACTGCCTGTCAGGTGGTTTACTCCTGATACACTGCCTGTCAGGTGGTTTACTCCTGATAAACTACCTGTCAGGTGGTTTACTCCTCCTGATACACTGCCTGTCAGGTGGTTTACTCCTGATACACTGCCTGTCAGGTGGTTTACTCCTGATATACTGCCTGTCAGGTGGTTTACTCCTGATACACTGCCTGTCAGGTGGTTTACTCCTAATACACTGCCTGTCAGGTGGTTTACTCCTGATACACTGCCTGTCAGGTGGTTTACTCCTGATACACTGCCTGTCAGGTGGTTTACTCCTGATACACTGCCTGTCAGGTGGTTTACTCCTGACACACTGCCTGTCAGGTGGTTTACTCCTGATACACTGCCTGTCAGGTGGTTTACTCCTGATAAACTACCTGTCAGGTGGTTTACTCCTCCTGATACACTGCCTGTCAGGTGGTTTACTCCTGACACACTGCCTGTCAGGTGGTTTACTCCTGATACTCTGCCTGTCAGGTGGTTTACTCCTCCTGACACACTGCCTGGCAAGTGGTTTACTCCTCCTGATACACAGCCTGTCAGGTGGTTTACTCCTGATACACTGCCTGTCGGGTGGTTTACTCCTCCTGATACACTGCCTGTCAGGTGGTTTACTCCTGACACACTGCCTGTCAGGTGGTTTACTCCTGATACACTGCCTGTCAGGTGGTTTACTCCTGACACACTGCCTGTCAGGTGGTTTACTCTTCCTGATACACTGCCTGTCAGGTGGTTTACTCCTGATACATTGCCTGTCAGGTGGTTTACTCCTCCTGATAAACTACCTGTCAGGTGGTTTACTCCTTCTGATACACTGCCTGTCAGGTGGTTTACTCCTCCTGATAAACTACCTGTCAGGTGGTTTACTCCTCCTGATACACTGCCTGTCAGGTGGTTTACTCCTCCTGATACACTGCCTGCCAGGTGGTTTACTCCACCTGATACACTGCCTGTCAGGTGGTTTACTCCTCCTGATACACTGCCTGTCTGGTGGTTTACTCCTGATACACTGCCTGTCTGGTGGTTTACTCCTGACACACTGCCTGGCAGGTGGTTTACTCCTCCTGATACACAGCCTGTCAGGTGGTTTACTCCTGATACACTGCCTGTCGGGTGGTTTACTCCTCCTGATACACTGCCTGTCAGGTGGTTTACTCCTGACACACTGCCTGTCAGGTGGTTTACTCCTGATACACTGCCTGTCAGGTGGTTTACTCCTGACACACTGCCTGTCAGGTGGTTTACTCTTCCTGATACACTGCCTGTCAGGTGGTTTACTCCTGATACATTGCCTGTCAGGTGGTTTACTCCTCCTGATAAACTACCTGTCAGGTGGTTTACTCCTTCTGATACACTGCCTGTCAGGTGGTTTACTCCTCCTGATACACTGCCTGGCAGGTGGTTTACTCCTCCTGATACACAGCCTGTCAGGTGGTTTACTCCTGATACACTGCCTGTCGGGTGGTTTACTCCTCCTGATACACTGCCTGTCAGGTGGTTTACTCCTGACACACTGCCTGTCAGGTGGTTTACTCCTGATACACTGCCTGTCAGGTGGTTTACTCCTCCTGATAAACTGCCTGTCAGGTGGTTTACTCCTCCTGATACACTGCCTGTCAGGTGGTTTACTCCTCCTGACACACTGCCTGGCAGGTGGTTTACTCCTCCTGATACACAGCCTGTCAGGTGGTTTACTCCTGATACACTGCCTGTCGGGTGGTTTACTCCTCCTGATACACTGCCTGTCAGGTGGTTTACTCCTGACACACTGCCTGTCAGGTGGTTTACTCCTGATACACTGCCTGTCAGGTGGTTTACTCCTGACACACTGCCTGTCAGGTGGTTTACTCTTCCTGATACACTGCCTGTCAGGTGGTTTACTCCTGATACATTGCCTGTCAGGTGGTTTACTCCTCCTGATAAACTACCTGTCAGGTGGTTTACTCCTTCTGATACACTGCCTGTCAGGTGGTTTACTCCTCCTGATACACTGCCTGTCAGGTGGTTTACTCCTCCTGATTCACTGCCTGTCAGGTGGTTTACTCCTCCTGATACACTGCCTGTCTGGTGGTTTACTCCTGATACACTGCCTGTCTGGTGGTTTACTCCTGATACACTGCCTGTCACGTTGTTTACTTCTCCCGATACAGTACCTCTCAGGAGACTTTCTCCTCCTGATATACTGCCCGTCAGGGTGTTCAATCTTTTTGATACACTGCCGCTGAG GAGGTTTACTCCTCCTGATGTATTATCTGGCAAGAGGTTTACTCTTGCTGATATACTATCTGGCAGGAGGTTTATTCTGTTCTTAAGATTGATATCAGGATATTCATTATTCAGCAGCTTATTTTTATCAGGTTAA